From one Planococcus citri chromosome 3, ihPlaCitr1.1, whole genome shotgun sequence genomic stretch:
- the LOC135839241 gene encoding uncharacterized protein LOC135839241 isoform X2 — translation MPVRTIVSGLAEIMKIDEFEGRLTPFLLNIDPQNIYNISSHGSVLYTQGPDSEEGYTMTELLNPPLGAQPNDVVLIEGINYEPKTSLDFATTEKIFQDLTIDMNRIAKYQRKKYLNVSGKGILLSTYVKAAPIICESCPNNPGLKKEFIVKKKNIKELNELFNL, via the exons ATGCCAGTTAGAACCATC GTTAGTGGTTTGGCGGAAATCATGAAGATAGACGAGTTTGAAGGCCGTCTAACGCCTTTTTTACTGAACATAGATCCTCAGAACATATATAATATCAGTTCTCATGGTTCGGTCTTGTACACTCAAGGCCCTGATAGTGAAGAAGGCTATACAATGACCGAGTTGTTGAATCCTCCTTTAGGAGCTCAACCAAACGATGTGGTTTTGATTGAAGGAATAAATTACGAGCCTAAAACGTCTTTGGATTTTGCCacgacagaaaaaattttccaagatttgACTATTGATATGAACAGAATTGCCAAATATCAGAGAAAGAAATATTTGAATGTCAGTGGCAAAGGAATTTTGCTGTCAACATACGTGAAAGCTGCCCCTATCATATGTGAAAGCTGTCCTAATAATCCTGgcttgaaaaaagaattcattgtaaaaaagaaaaacattaagGAGCTTAATGAATTGTTCAATTTATAA
- the Mt2 gene encoding tRNA (cytosine(38)-C(5))-methyltransferase — protein MKVLELYSGIGGMHYALKGSTIGNQSEVIMAVEMNTACNEVYQHNFPKTMVVNRNVCSLSATEINKLGPNMILMSPPCQPFTRQGKQKDLEDNRNISLLQFIELLPNLVSLTYILLENVKGFEESETRKKLVAALRKAKFTYKEFLLNPRQFAICNSRLRYYLLAKRTSRTYEDAPNDVILDVPKEYENDLKMRLNSHVPSKIEEILQYKNTCAEWDSFLVTSKNVNKYYSAVDIITAEDENSCCFTGGYTRYLKGTGSLLTKLTKNELVQFQLKFCNDDVYRDRENSENNTLDFFKLLHLRYFTQKEVARLMTFPEQFSFPSHITEKQKYKMLSNSINVHVVSFLISYLMEYFPE, from the exons ATGAAAGTTTTAGAATTATACAGTGGAATAGGTGGGATGCACTATGCGCTCAAAG gaAGTACTATTGGTAATCAAAGTGAAGTTATTATGGCAGTTGAAATGAATACAGCGTGTAATGAAGTTTATCAGCATAACTTTCCGAAAACGATGGTAGTAAATAGGAACGTATGCTCGCTGAGTGCCactgaaattaataaattgggTCCAAATATGATTTTAATGAGCCCACCTTGTCAACCATTCACTCG GCAAGGCAAACAGAAAGACTTGGAAGATAACAGAAATATTTCTTTGTTGCAGTTCATCGAATTACTTCCAAATCTGGTTTCTCTTACCTATATACTACTAGAAAATGTTAAAGGATTTGAGGAATCAGAGACCCGCAAAAAATTAGTAGCTGCGCTTCGTAAAGCTAAATTTACGTACaaagaatttttgttaaatCCTCGCCAGTTCGCAATATGTAACAGTCGTTTGCGATATTACCTTTTAGCGAAACGAACATCTCGG ACATACGAAGATGCACCTAATGATGTAATACTCGATGTACCGAAAGAATAcgaaaacgatttgaaaatgaGACTTAATTCTCACGTTCCCTCGAAGATTGAAGAAATACTACAATATAAAAACACATGTGCCGAATgggattcatttttagtgactTCCAAAAATGTTAATAAATATTACTCCGCTGTGGACATCATCACCGCTGAAGATGAAAATTCGTGCTGTTTTACTGGAGGTTATACTCGTTACTTGAAgggcactggttcactgttgaCAAAACTGACTAAGAATGAATTAgttcaatttcaattgaaattttgtaatgatGACGTTTATCGTGATagagaaaattctgaaaataatacgcttgatttttttaaactgttaCATTTAAGATATTTTACACAGAAGGAAGTTGCTCGGTTGATGACTTTCCCTGAACAATTTAGTTTTCCGTCTCATATCACTGAAaagcaaaaatataaaatgttgAGCAATAGCATTAATGTGCATGTAGTatcgtttttaatttcttatttgATGGAATATTTTCCTGAATAA
- the LOC135839240 gene encoding aminoacyl tRNA synthase complex-interacting multifunctional protein 1-like has product MIISETLSKVHLNSSRIAKLLKSINDEISEVSSAAFQLNKTNGENRISQLQAENRVLEQQVEECKQELIKLRIANNIPQIPISPQAATTTTTEVKCVVEEPEKVPQKSDVEEKKTDVSKSKKSTKGQTNVTKASETEPDFGLLDIKVGKIVQVERHPNADKLYVEKVDFGGPSCLTILSALVPVIPIEEMQNRVALFLTNLKPQKMRGITSEGMIMCASEGEKVEILIPPEGSVPGDIVRVEGYEYKPEPNITPKKNILEVISPHLKVNQDKIATYKGIPWNVGGKGPATTRFITNANIK; this is encoded by the exons ATGATCATTTCGGAAACTCTATCGAAAGTTCATTTGAATTCGTCCAGAATCGCCAAACTTTTGAAATCCATAAATGACGAA ataTCAGAAGTTTCGTCTGCTGCTTTCCAGTTGAATAAGACGAATGGTGAGAATCGAATTTCTCAGTTGCAGGCGGAAAATCGTGTCCTAGAGCAGCAAGTTGAGGAATGCAAACAAGAACTAATTAAATTACGTATTGCCAATAACATACCtcaa ATTCCCATTTCTCCACAAGCTGCTACCACCACTACCACAGAAGTGAAATGTGTTGTTGAAGAACCTGAGAAGGTTCCTCAAAAATCCGACGTCGAAGAGAAAAAGACTGATGTTTCTAAAAGCAAGAAATCAACGAAAG ggcaAACCAACGTTACGAAAGCGAGTGAAACCGAACCAGATTTCGGATTACTCGATATCAAAGTTGGGAAAATTGTGCAAGTTGAAAGACATCCGAATGCTGACAAATTGTACGTGGAAAAAGTAGATTTTGGCGGTCCTTCATGTTTGACTATT CTGAGCGCTTTGGTTCCTGTTATTCCGATTGAAGAAATGCAAAATCGTGTGGCTTTATTTCTTACAAATCTGAAACCACAAAAAATGCGAGGCATTACTTCCGAAGGTATGATAATGTGTGCCAGTGAAGGagagaaagtcgaaattttaattCCTCCCGAAGGCAGCGTCCCTGGTGATATCGTTCGTGTTGAGGGATATGAATACAAACCTGAACCCAATATTACTCCTAAGAAAAACATTCTTGAGGTAATATCGCCGCATTTGAAAGTGAATCAAGATAAAATTGCTACTTATAAGGGTATACCGTGGAATGTCGGTGGAAAAGGACCAGCTACCACTCGTTTCATTACTAATGCTaatataaaatag
- the LOC135839241 gene encoding aminoacyl tRNA synthase complex-interacting multifunctional protein 1-like isoform X1: protein MTLKENFNFLCFLFCVTSLSYGQNEQKETEVGFGLLDIRIGKIVRVENIPQTSDYYQLKVRFGDMPVRTIVSGLAEIMKIDEFEGRLTPFLLNIDPQNIYNISSHGSVLYTQGPDSEEGYTMTELLNPPLGAQPNDVVLIEGINYEPKTSLDFATTEKIFQDLTIDMNRIAKYQRKKYLNVSGKGILLSTYVKAAPIICESCPNNPGLKKEFIVKKKNIKELNELFNL, encoded by the exons ATGACGTTGaaagaaaacttcaattttttgtgttttttgttttgtgtaaCAAGTTTATCGTATG GTCAAAATGAACAGAAAGAAACAGAAGTTGGTTTTGGTTTACTTGATATAAGAATAGGAAAAATTGTGCGTGTAGAAAACATTCCTCAAACGAGTGACTATTATCAGTTGAAAGTTCGGTTTGGTGATATGCCAGTTAGAACCATC GTTAGTGGTTTGGCGGAAATCATGAAGATAGACGAGTTTGAAGGCCGTCTAACGCCTTTTTTACTGAACATAGATCCTCAGAACATATATAATATCAGTTCTCATGGTTCGGTCTTGTACACTCAAGGCCCTGATAGTGAAGAAGGCTATACAATGACCGAGTTGTTGAATCCTCCTTTAGGAGCTCAACCAAACGATGTGGTTTTGATTGAAGGAATAAATTACGAGCCTAAAACGTCTTTGGATTTTGCCacgacagaaaaaattttccaagatttgACTATTGATATGAACAGAATTGCCAAATATCAGAGAAAGAAATATTTGAATGTCAGTGGCAAAGGAATTTTGCTGTCAACATACGTGAAAGCTGCCCCTATCATATGTGAAAGCTGTCCTAATAATCCTGgcttgaaaaaagaattcattgtaaaaaagaaaaacattaagGAGCTTAATGAATTGTTCAATTTATAA
- the Pfdn2 gene encoding probable prefoldin subunit 2 produces MAGIIKVASDAKSKSGSNEEVIFNTFQTLRDEQRQIVTKLGDIDLEESELKVVINTLEKVDGDRKCYRLIGGILCEKTVKDVLPVLQQKREDLSKLQVKLKEDLMKKGSEINEFKEKHNIRIQGHDDSATPAGDTDVSSSTKTSAIASKS; encoded by the exons atggctGGAATTATAAAGGTTGCTAGTGACGCAAAATCCAAGTCCGGATCAAATGAAGAAGTGattttcaacacatttcaaACCCTTCGAGATGAACAACGACAAATTGTTACCAAACTTGGAGATATTGACTTAGAAGAAAGTGAACTAAA AGTTGTGATAAATACGCTTGAAAAAGTCGATGGAGATCGAAAATGCTATAGATTAATCGGTGGAATTCTATGCGAAAAAACAGTAAAAGATGTTTTACCCGTCCTTCAGCAGAAACGAGAAGAC TTATCAAAATTGCAAGTCAAATTGAAAGAAGACTTGATGAAAAAAGGCTCAGAAATAAACGAATTTAAAGAAAAACACAATATCAGAATACAAGGACACGATGACTCTGCTACACCGGCTGGCGACACAGATGTCTCAAGTAGTACAAAAACTTCAGCAATCGCAAGTAAATCTTGA